In Candidatus Electrothrix scaldis, the genomic window ATATACGATTTCAGGAAGCACAAAGTATAATCCCTTAGTAACCAAAGTTGATCTTGAGTAGATAATGCCTTTTCGTATTAGCTGGGGGATCAATCTTTTATGCACATTAGCCCAATTAAGACCATGATTTGACGATGGAATACTATCGGCGAACTCGCTTGAACTTGGAAGATTCTTGTAACCATGCCAAGCATCTCTGTAGTTTCCTGTAATATCAATGCTTTGAATTTCAATACCTACATACTCTATAAGCTCGGCATCCTTGACTCTTGCTAACACCCAATCCATAGATAAATGGCGACCTACTTGTACTTCCTTTCCAGAGTTTTTCCCAAGTGCGACTACGCAGTCACTCAATTTAGTTCTATTCGTAACATATTGGTCAAAAAGAAGAAATGGTATATCACCAAGCGCATCATTTGAAATACGATTTAATATCTTGTAATTATTAGCATATAGGCGATTTGGGCAAATTATAATATCGCCATACGGTGAAGTTACAGCGCAAGTCCCGTAAGTAATAGTTTGATCGTGATTTATCTTGATACATGGCTTGTTAACAAACGGACAAGCACCAATGTTCCATAATGACCGAGCTTCTTTCGATAAGTCGTCTGGCGCATAACCAAATACCTCAACTAAATCTTTAGTTTTTCTCATTGCTGCTCCAATAGTTCAATTATTTTTTTTCCTATTTCACTTGCCATCAAGGGCGGAACAGCATTGCCAACTTGTTCATATTGTTGTGTGACAGAGCCAGTAAAATGATAATTGTCAGGGAATGATTGTATTCTTGCTGCCTCTCTGACTGATATAACTCTATCTTGAGTGGGATGAAAGAAACTACCCCAATGAGGATCACATTTAGTTAAAATTGTAGAGCATAATCCTTTTGGATCAAGCCTACCATATCGTTTGGTATGATCACTTCTTCTAGCTCGCTTTAAGCCAGCGGGCAATAAGTCAAATGGAATATCGCGCCAACTGCCTCCTTGCGGAATATGTTTCAAACGTTCTAAATTTACATTGCCTAAATTATTGCAACTATGGTTATAAACATATCTGCTGCCGTTTCTTAGTATTTTTTGATATTCACTTTTCGGGCTAGCTGAGCCATATTTGATTTTTTCATTTTTTTCGCCAGAACTTATTTTAGGCAGGTCTGAAATCGCATCCCATACAGTTGTTTGCGGTTTAAGATTGGGTGAAAAAAGCGGAAGTATCTCTAAGCAAAGTTCTTTTGCTCCAGTAAAATTTGCTACCGCCTTTGCGTCATACAATGGTTCTGGAAATTTTATTTTTGTAGTTGGTTCATGAATAGCAATAAATATTGTTCTAAAACGCATTTGTGGAACACCATAATGTCCAGCAAACAATATGCGATGATCTACCTTGTAACCTAATTTATTTAATTCGTAATATATTTGCTCTATTACAGTCCCCTTTCCTATTGAAACTATACCTGGCACGTTTTCAATAAGAATTGCTTTGGGTAAAAGCTCTTCGGCAACTCTGATAAACTCCTTGAATAAGTGATTTCTATCATCATCAAGCGATCTAATTGGAGCATTTATCGAAAATCCTTGACAGGGCGGTCCTCCGGCCAAGAGATCAATATCTCCTTTGTTCACATTTAATTTTTCACGAATTCTTGTTGCGCATACTTGACGTACATCACCAATGACAAGTTTGGTATTTGGATGATTATGTTTGTAGGTTTTAGCATAAGCTGGTTCAATTTCATTTGCTAACAATGGCATAAAGCCTGCCATTGCAAGACCACATGACAACCCTCCGGCACCAGCAAATAAATCAACTACAGTTTTGTCTTTCAATTTCTACCTTATCCTAAACTATTTACTTGGGATTCTTTCTTTTCGCATAAAAGTGTTAATAAGTGGAAGCTTTTGATTGGGTTACACCAACTCCTCAGTTTTTAAACACCGGCTAATATGTGTTTCACCGGATTATTTCCTTCCTCCAAACACCGCAAAAATCCCATGCTTAAAAGAGCAATCAACATCCTGAAACCCAGCTTCTTTCAATGCCGCAAGCTGAGACTCCAGGGTGTCAGGGGCATTATCTGTGTTCTCCTTGTACTGCTGAGGAATATTTAACAGAGATTCTTGTCCTTTGATACCAGGATGGGCCTTGATCAAATCAGTCCAGACCGAGAGATAGTATTCCTCCATCTGCACTGAAGGAGACAGCACCACATCATAATTTATAAAATATCCCCCATCAGAGAGATGATTATAAATATACTGATAGAGTGCTCTTTTCTGCTCAAATACCAGATGGTGAATTGCGAGAGAGGAGTAGATAAAATCAAATCGTTCCTGCAAGGGATCATTGGTCAGTAGATCCTGAAAACTTGCTTGCGTATAAGAAATATTTTCCCGCTCACCAAGCCGCTTTCGCGCGGCGGCTAACATCTCTTCAGAGCCGTCAAGGAGATGTACCTGAGCTGGTTGATACGACGCTAACAGCTTTTGGATGACCACACCATCGCCACAGCCAAGATCAAGGACTGTTGCCTGTGAATTCCGGGCTATGCAATGACCGAACAGGGAGGTGATGACGCCTATGCATTGCTGACGAAAAGGAAGGAATATATCAGCGGCATCACGGTAATTCTGAGAAAAATCGCTCTCAGCCCAATGTGATTCCTCAAATGCAGGTGCTTCTGCTGCTCTATCCTGAGTCGCCATGATCCTTCCTCCCCCTCGCGTAGTTGTTCTGAAAAAATTTTCTGAAGCTATGCCACCAACTCCCAATCCTTAAACACCGGCTGATAGCCGCTTTGACGGATCATATCCGCCACCTCATCCACGCTGCGGTCATCAGTCACCTCAAATTGGACCGTGGCATCATCATGATCCTTCAGGGCATACTCCCCAACCCCGGTCTTAGAACCAGAGGAAAAACGAGTTGCGCCGAGATGGATCAAACGATCCCGGAACTCGGCAGATTCACGGGTGGAAATGGTGATACCCAACCTCGGCATAAAGAGCCGCCAGGCCAGCATGAATTGGACAAAGTCAATATCCGAAAGAATGTTTTTGGGTTCGATAATCCCTTTGGCCTTGGTCATGCGGGGCAGGGAGAGCGAAATCTCCACGTCGGGGAATTCCTGTTCCAGATAATGGGCATGGAGGGCAGCCAGCCAGGCTTCTTTACGCGGCTCGCCCAGGCCGAATAAGGCCCCGATGTTCAAGGCCCGAAATCCTGCTCGTGCTCCGCGTTCCGGGGTGAGCAGGCGGTACTCGTAATCCGCCTTTCTCCCACGCGGATGCATTTCTTTATATACCTCGCGATCGTAGGTCTCCTGATAGACCGTGAGTGAATCCGCACCGGCCTTGCACAGCACCCGATACTCCTCCTCATCCATTGGAAAAATCTCCAGAGCGATAGAGGAAAAATACTTCTTCATCACCGTAACAGCCTCTTCCAGATAGGATATGGGTGTTTGAGCCGGGGCCTCGCCGGTAAGAATCAGAATGTGGCGCATCCCGGTGGCGGCAATGGCGGCGGCCTCCCGCTCAATCTCTTCAATGGTCAGCTTGGTGCGCGGAAATTGCACTCCGCAGTTGAAGCCGCAATACACGCAGGCGTTGGAGCAATAATCCGAGATATAGAGCGGTGCGTACAGACTGATAATATTACCGAAATGCTGGCGGGTGAGCTTTTGCGCCTTGCGGGCCATCGGCTCAAGATAATCCTGCGCTGTCTTGGAAAGGAGGTTGAACAGATCCTGCTCTCTCAATTCATCCTTACGCAGGGAGTTTTCTACGTCCGCCGAGGTGACTTCCTGGAAATGACCGTCAAAATCAAAGGACTCCAACTCCAGGATACGAGACATAAAGGACATATCAACTCCTCAGAAAACCGGTCAGGGGCGAGGAGGCTTCAGCATATTCCTTCTCCTCGGCGAGTTGGGCCAAGTATGCCATTCTGCCCGCCTGCACAGCCAGGGCAAAGGCTTTTCCGGCT contains:
- a CDS encoding NotI family restriction endonuclease, whose product is MRKTKDLVEVFGYAPDDLSKEARSLWNIGACPFVNKPCIKINHDQTITYGTCAVTSPYGDIIICPNRLYANNYKILNRISNDALGDIPFLLFDQYVTNRTKLSDCVVALGKNSGKEVQVGRHLSMDWVLARVKDAELIEYVGIEIQSIDITGNYRDAWHGYKNLPSSSEFADSIPSSNHGLNWANVHKRLIPQLIRKGIIYSRSTLVTKGLYFVLPEIVYKKFEDVIGKDIPTVNQAAHDTLTVFTYELGVNVKPGNQRELKKVRNVRFTLDDFSNRFISGPNLPTGEDLDDAVNRILGAK
- a CDS encoding DNA cytosine methyltransferase — its product is MKDKTVVDLFAGAGGLSCGLAMAGFMPLLANEIEPAYAKTYKHNHPNTKLVIGDVRQVCATRIREKLNVNKGDIDLLAGGPPCQGFSINAPIRSLDDDRNHLFKEFIRVAEELLPKAILIENVPGIVSIGKGTVIEQIYYELNKLGYKVDHRILFAGHYGVPQMRFRTIFIAIHEPTTKIKFPEPLYDAKAVANFTGAKELCLEILPLFSPNLKPQTTVWDAISDLPKISSGEKNEKIKYGSASPKSEYQKILRNGSRYVYNHSCNNLGNVNLERLKHIPQGGSWRDIPFDLLPAGLKRARRSDHTKRYGRLDPKGLCSTILTKCDPHWGSFFHPTQDRVISVREAARIQSFPDNYHFTGSVTQQYEQVGNAVPPLMASEIGKKIIELLEQQ
- a CDS encoding class I SAM-dependent methyltransferase; its protein translation is MATQDRAAEAPAFEESHWAESDFSQNYRDAADIFLPFRQQCIGVITSLFGHCIARNSQATVLDLGCGDGVVIQKLLASYQPAQVHLLDGSEEMLAAARKRLGERENISYTQASFQDLLTNDPLQERFDFIYSSLAIHHLVFEQKRALYQYIYNHLSDGGYFINYDVVLSPSVQMEEYYLSVWTDLIKAHPGIKGQESLLNIPQQYKENTDNAPDTLESQLAALKEAGFQDVDCSFKHGIFAVFGGRK
- the thiH gene encoding 2-iminoacetate synthase ThiH, which translates into the protein MSFMSRILELESFDFDGHFQEVTSADVENSLRKDELREQDLFNLLSKTAQDYLEPMARKAQKLTRQHFGNIISLYAPLYISDYCSNACVYCGFNCGVQFPRTKLTIEEIEREAAAIAATGMRHILILTGEAPAQTPISYLEEAVTVMKKYFSSIALEIFPMDEEEYRVLCKAGADSLTVYQETYDREVYKEMHPRGRKADYEYRLLTPERGARAGFRALNIGALFGLGEPRKEAWLAALHAHYLEQEFPDVEISLSLPRMTKAKGIIEPKNILSDIDFVQFMLAWRLFMPRLGITISTRESAEFRDRLIHLGATRFSSGSKTGVGEYALKDHDDATVQFEVTDDRSVDEVADMIRQSGYQPVFKDWELVA